The genomic interval GTGTAGATACCTTAAAAGTAGAATTAGCTGCTGAAGGCATTCCAAGTTCAGGGAATATTGATTATTCTTTTTTTGGTGAAAATGCTGGGATTGGAATGACAGAAAATGAGTTTAATGTTGTAAAGCTAGATGCGATGCAATCAGAAATTGCTGGTCTTATTAAGAAAATCGATGGTGTTCAAGATGCTAGCGTAATGATTACGTTGCCCGAACAAGGCGTTTTTGTTAGTGATACGAATGAAGAGGCATCTGCATCTGTTGTGTTAACAACAAAACCAGGGTATAAATTTGAAGAAAATCAAATTAATGCTCTCTACCATTTAGTGTCAAAAAGTGTTCCAAACCTTCCTACTAATAATATCGTCATTATGAACCAAAACTTTGAGTATTTTGACCTGGAAGATGAAAATAATTCTGTAGGAACTAAATTTGCTTCACAACAAGAAATCAAAAAAGAAATTGAACGAGATGTACAAAGACAAGTGCAAAATATGCTTGGAACATTAATGGGAAGAGATAAAGTAGTCGTATCAGTTTCCACGGATATTGATTTTACTCAAGAAAATCGTGAAGAAAACTTAGTTGCTCCTGTTGATGAGGAAAATATGGAAGGGATTGCAATCTCTGCCCAGAGAATCAATGAAACCTATACGGGTGATGCAGCTTCAGCAACAGGTGGAATTCCTCAAGGTGAAGATACAGCGGATTCATTAGGCGCTTATGTGCAAGGTGGAACAAGCGGGAATGGAGATTATGAGAAAGTAGAGGAAACGATTAATAATGAAGTGAACCGGATTAAAAAGGAAATAGTAGAAAGCCCGTATAAAGTACAGGAC from Peribacillus asahii carries:
- the fliF gene encoding flagellar basal-body MS-ring/collar protein FliF; translated protein: MNDSLVRIKEKITGYWSTRTKKQKIIGISAAVLLVILIVVASILATRTTLVPLYSNLTPSETGSIKENLDSKGIENAISNDGTTISVPEESVDTLKVELAAEGIPSSGNIDYSFFGENAGIGMTENEFNVVKLDAMQSEIAGLIKKIDGVQDASVMITLPEQGVFVSDTNEEASASVVLTTKPGYKFEENQINALYHLVSKSVPNLPTNNIVIMNQNFEYFDLEDENNSVGTKFASQQEIKKEIERDVQRQVQNMLGTLMGRDKVVVSVSTDIDFTQENREENLVAPVDEENMEGIAISAQRINETYTGDAASATGGIPQGEDTADSLGAYVQGGTSGNGDYEKVEETINNEVNRIKKEIVESPYKVQDLGIQVMVEPPTPDDPTSLSQDSIDDITKILGTIIRTTVAKDENGEALTDAEIEEKIAISVQPFNGKVGVTNTQESSALPLWAYIVGTVLLLAIIVLLVLYIRSRKQQAAEEEEELLEEAVYEIPDLPEEQDSEASIKRKQLEKMAKEKPEDFAKLLRSWIEED